The Athalia rosae chromosome 4, iyAthRosa1.1, whole genome shotgun sequence DNA segment GACAGTGAATATCACTGCTGTGAACACAATTGAATAAAGATTTGGAATTTGTTCTTACCCAGAATTTTGCATAAATAATGTTGGTTTGATAGGCATCGGTGTTTCAACAGAAACAGGTGTCATTAACAAATTTGTTATGTTGACAGGTGATCGGCAGTGTTTGATATTTGgattatcattttcaataGCTTTCTCCGCCATACACGACGCCATCGTTGCTGCTCTCGGAATGGGCGGTATTGCTTGGAGCTTCTTATTTTTGGGTGATTCTAGTTTCTTCAAAGATACAATCGGCTTCATTCCAACGGTAAATGAACTCAATCTCACATTCATTAGACCAATAATTACAGTTAATCCCACCATCTGTAAATTTATGATATTCAATGCATTTTAGCTAGTTTATTGACAAGGATCATCGTTGTCATCCTTTGTAAATTGGCAAAACCGAACTAGCATGTTAGCATATAAACAAGAGGTGGACTTACCACATGATGTTGTGTTACGAACTCGATTGCAAACCATGCATTCTgtagatgaattttcaatagtTTCAGTTCTTTGAATGGCAACAGGAGGATTATGAAGACCCAAAAAAATGCTGCCACCATATCGAGGCCCTGTTTATTAGGCGGGCTTGCCAGACACGCACCTAACTGTAGTAGCATTCCTACAATTGGAAGTGGCCAGAACGCAAAGTCATAAAGCAGAATGGAATTTAAGAGTATTAATGAAATGCGGAATATACGTTCCCACTTTTCTCCATTCTGCAAAAGGAAGATCTTCTTAGTACACAGTATTGAAATAGAAGTCCTAGAAAGATATTGGATTTAAGGATTTTTCTCTTACATTGATTATGTTTTGAATCGGTTTATTCTTGAAGAATGCCATTTTGTACTGTAAAAGCCATGAGGCCTGTTTACTCAGCACTGCTTCAACAAATTTAGAACACTTTGGGCACaaactatatttttcttctaaatgTTGTTTGAAAACATCCAGTTCTAAGTTATATTCATTGTGGTTAGAAGGTTCAAAATTTGCCAGCTCCaacattttcttctcttcatttttgttgCACTTCACACAAAGTCCATTATTACCATCCAACCGTTCTGCACTAGATAGCTTTGAGTATCGTACAAAATTCTTTGCTGGGCTTTTATATTGTTCAGGTATCTCAAAGTTGTAATCCCCATTCTGTGAAAAGTGTAAGAAAAAACATGTTTAATCAATTCAATCTAATAGAAGTGTAAGAACTAAAGaccgtatgtataaatttattgcCTTTGATCAAAAATTTGGAGGCTTTTGGTTTGTaactaatgaaaaaatgaagaaaacttaGGCTATTATCTGACAATCTTCGCTACTAGGTACCTTAGTAAATCCATTATGCTGTTCACAAAAAGAGCAGAGCCACCAGTCACGTTGTTGTCTATAAATTTTTGAGTCATTATTGCAGAACCAGCAATTCACTTTGACAGGCCATCTGTTCCTGGGAACATTTCAATTGGAgcattatatatacatcaaGGAGAATACAATGAATCGAACATTGCTGTATTCAGACTCACTTCAACTTTTGGGCAACAGTGACAAAAGTGATTATTGTTGTCACAAATGCGACAGCAACCGATGTAAAATTAAgtacaaaattttgttcaagATCCATCTTTTAGATTATTTTGTTTAACTCAGaaataagtagaaaaaattttgaaacagtGTCGAGTTTCGGACGGAATAACCTCTTGATGGATGCTATATTGATGCCATATCTCCCGCCAAGAAACTACCACATCCCTCAGGATCTACAGGCCGTTACAAATTCTGTCGACTTTCGCTATTTAACAAGCACGAAGCACATGAGATCATCGACGTAAGCGCACGTGTAGAGACCTTTGGTCAGATTAATGCAATATAGAATGATTGCTAAAAGCTTTCATCTTGATTAGAAGATATTTAtttcacgattattattattattcattaatttagtTAAGTATATCACATGTCGAGAATGTAGTACATTGGGGTTTACGGTTATGCATTGATTTCATTATAGCCTATTTTGACAGGcacaattgaaacaaaaataatcgaa contains these protein-coding regions:
- the LOC105687667 gene encoding uncharacterized protein LOC105687667 — its product is MDLEQNFVLNFTSVAVAFVTTIITFVTVAQKLKNRWPVKVNCWFCNNDSKIYRQQRDWWLCSFCEQHNGFTKNGDYNFEIPEQYKSPAKNFVRYSKLSSAERLDGNNGLCVKCNKNEEKKMLELANFEPSNHNEYNLELDVFKQHLEEKYSLCPKCSKFVEAVLSKQASWLLQYKMAFFKNKPIQNIINNGEKWERIFRISLILLNSILLYDFAFWPLPIVGMLLQLGACLASPPNKQGLDMVAAFFWVFIILLLPFKELKLLKIHLQNAWFAIEFVTQHHVMVGLTVIIGLMNVRLSSFTVGMKPIVSLKKLESPKNKKLQAIPPIPRAATMASCMAEKAIENDNPNIKHCRSPVNITNLLMTPVSVETPMPIKPTLFMQNSGMFDKDPMGTRLPLPNYCMKQNQNPYSSNSLSYRSFDDKTSLNESLSTLSTLSLSNSNRKQISKIPEIFQTKVYDSASPDLFTKLNKSPNRKFVLSPPKLKSVTQSSWVAGGYWQAGMDVPTLSRSSSQSSGFGSIGSNFVHSREPSVYNDYDRYSVVSDMTQCCHMSRHLSANSLNSCCRQGSAFSFQRPDSPVNRQFSKVPTKTTVNHQSMPLLQNLHQTDQHSRSQVTQVTSNNSDSRDVQEIPRQTIHTTVLTSPIWLPVLLCGSLVFNMIVLCTTLLR